The following proteins come from a genomic window of Paenibacillus spongiae:
- a CDS encoding PEP-utilizing enzyme — MIFNKIRIAYGEVLEHFKPILRNAYQRIYSYQLDRTTENESQMREAINATREILEFFANHLPYSKAKYIFALRRLDEMAPFDLIMCFDQAIFEMHVWETLNELRIKKGEWAKNNTWSKELRDLLNERQEVRHNDNLNVEEEFLISGTPASRGSAQGRACIALDKEHFHKIAKGDILVTTMTTPEFIEVAHLISGLITDRGGVVCHAAILAREFNIPCVVGCRTATTTIKDGDQIRMDAISGIVVSVIQ; from the coding sequence ATGATTTTCAACAAGATCAGAATCGCTTACGGTGAGGTACTTGAACATTTCAAACCGATATTAAGGAATGCTTACCAGCGCATATACAGCTATCAGCTGGATCGTACAACTGAAAATGAATCACAAATGCGCGAAGCCATTAATGCGACAAGGGAGATATTGGAGTTCTTCGCAAACCATTTGCCTTATTCAAAGGCCAAATATATATTTGCCCTGAGAAGACTGGATGAAATGGCTCCGTTTGACCTCATTATGTGTTTCGATCAAGCGATCTTTGAAATGCATGTATGGGAAACGCTAAATGAACTGAGGATCAAGAAAGGAGAATGGGCCAAAAACAACACTTGGAGCAAAGAGCTTCGCGATTTATTGAATGAACGGCAAGAAGTTCGCCATAATGATAACTTGAATGTTGAAGAGGAATTTTTAATAAGCGGCACCCCGGCATCTAGAGGAAGTGCCCAAGGACGGGCCTGTATCGCTTTGGATAAAGAACATTTTCATAAAATTGCTAAAGGGGATATTCTTGTTACAACGATGACAACCCCCGAATTTATTGAGGTAGCCCATCTGATTTCCGGCCTCATTACAGATCGTGGCGGTGTCGTCTGCCATGCGGCGATTTTAGCCAGAGAGTTCAATATTCCTTGCGTCGTAGGATGTCGAACTGCAACGACAACCATCAAGGATGGCGATCAAATTCGTATGGACGCGATCTCTGGAATTGTCGTGAGTGTGATTCAATGA
- a CDS encoding MATE family efflux transporter has protein sequence MLQNWKKILLLAIPSLVSFATATVTGTINLILVGDLGFLIIAIVGVSNIIMYNAFAIFSGIGHTVNYLVAQNFGSNDMQKGIQRTYLAFYLCLIFAVLTAVVGLSLSDDILRLTGGSADLVREGAYYLELRFFAMSFGIINFVFHGFLRGIGATRLSMVIALISNLIMIFLTYTLTFGHWGFPELGLTGAGAAVLVGEAVQLLVCVIVFYFVLHKRFNTRQLVKFNWPEMKLLLQESGKLGAQEFSLSLSMFIFTAFVARLGDTALAANEVALSVMAFGFMPAFAFGATATILVGQYVGQGKAYLGRRAGTDTAILGTIFLIILGTVETFLAEPIARLYSSDPAVYEVAAFLIMISAYLQIFDGLLNFYAGGLRGLGDTTFLLKISLAASWLLFVPLAYIFINVLEWGSVGAWLALYTFLMFMGLSIMIRFYRTDWSAVKLKEASHG, from the coding sequence ATGCTGCAAAATTGGAAAAAAATATTGCTTCTAGCCATTCCGTCACTGGTGTCCTTCGCCACCGCTACCGTGACGGGAACGATCAATCTGATTCTGGTGGGCGATCTCGGCTTCCTGATTATCGCAATCGTCGGCGTCTCCAACATTATTATGTACAACGCTTTTGCAATCTTCTCCGGGATCGGTCATACAGTGAATTATCTGGTTGCCCAGAATTTCGGTTCGAACGATATGCAGAAAGGGATCCAGCGGACGTATCTCGCCTTTTATTTATGTCTGATCTTTGCGGTGCTGACCGCCGTCGTGGGCTTGTCGCTCTCCGATGATATCCTGCGGTTGACCGGAGGCTCGGCGGATCTCGTCAGGGAAGGCGCTTATTATCTTGAACTCCGTTTCTTTGCGATGTCCTTCGGGATCATTAACTTTGTGTTCCACGGATTTCTGCGCGGGATCGGGGCGACCCGGCTGTCGATGGTTATCGCACTGATCAGCAATCTGATCATGATCTTTCTGACATACACGCTTACTTTCGGGCATTGGGGTTTTCCTGAACTTGGTCTGACCGGAGCAGGAGCAGCGGTGCTGGTCGGTGAAGCGGTTCAGCTGCTGGTGTGTGTGATCGTCTTTTATTTCGTCCTGCATAAGCGGTTCAACACCCGCCAACTTGTGAAGTTTAACTGGCCGGAAATGAAGCTGCTGCTGCAGGAAAGCGGTAAGCTGGGCGCGCAGGAGTTCTCGCTCAGCTTATCGATGTTCATCTTCACCGCCTTTGTAGCCCGGCTGGGCGATACGGCGCTGGCGGCGAACGAGGTCGCGCTCAGCGTCATGGCGTTCGGCTTCATGCCGGCATTCGCCTTCGGTGCGACCGCCACGATTCTGGTCGGCCAATATGTCGGGCAGGGCAAGGCCTACCTGGGCAGGAGGGCAGGGACGGATACGGCGATCCTGGGAACGATTTTTCTGATCATACTCGGAACGGTAGAGACATTCCTGGCCGAACCGATTGCGCGGTTATATTCCTCCGATCCGGCCGTCTATGAAGTGGCGGCGTTTCTGATTATGATCTCGGCTTATCTGCAAATTTTCGACGGACTGCTGAATTTCTACGCGGGCGGATTGCGAGGCCTCGGGGATACGACATTTTTGCTCAAAATATCGCTTGCCGCCAGCTGGCTGCTGTTCGTGCCGCTTGCCTATATCTTCATCAACGTGTTGGAGTGGGGAAGCGTGGGCGCATGGCTGGCATTATATACGTTCCTTATGTTCATGGGGCTGTCGATCATGATCCGCTTTTACCGGACCGATTGGTCGGCGGTCAAGCTGAAAGAAGCGTCACACGGCTAA